A region of Pyxidicoccus parkwaysis DNA encodes the following proteins:
- a CDS encoding FAD-binding and (Fe-S)-binding domain-containing protein — translation MRPAETLQRTWAKLARRRPVPRPLPGNQGGEVTVDARGLEADLRRTLEGEVRFDDGSRALYATDASNYRQVPIGVVIPKSLDDVIRTVRLCREYGAPLLSRGGGTSLAGQCCNVAVVIDWTKYLGGVLELDPATRSARVLPGTVLDVLRNQAEQYHLTFGPDPATHDHCTLGGMLGNNSCGSHAQMAGPVSHNVLELDVLTYDGLRLTVGPTPDAELEAIIRAGGRRGDIYRRLRDLRDKYADEIRRRYPPIPRRISGYNLDSLLPEHGFDVARALVGTECTCVTILTAKLKLVPSPPHRVVVMLGYPDIFIAGDHANELAQRFKPLALEGLDHELIQNIVQKGRVISQETIHPASSHAEFLSILPEGHGYLMLELGGDTQEEAVEKARELMDAVSRGPGAPVGQRLYTDREHIEHAWKVRESGLGATARVPGRPDNWPGWEDSAVPPEKLGDYLRGVRKLYDKHGYDASLYGHFGQACVHSRIDFDVSSAKGLRTYRAFMDDAVELCVSMGGSLSGEHGDGQSRAEYLPRMFGPELVNAFREFKGIWDPQGKMNPGKVVDPNPMDQELRMGRDYRQRTWKPKTHFRFPDDDGLLHRATERCVGVGKCRREEGGTMCPSFRVTQEEKHTTRGRAHLLFEMLQGQVIKKGWRDENVKESLDLCLACKGCKGDCPVNVDLATYKAEFLSHYYRGRLRPGPAYAMGLIMFWARAAMLAPRLVNLFTQFTPSRKVLQRLAGMSTKRKMPRFAPESFQHWVRRTQPEKRGTGHMRVLLWPDTFNNHFFPETAASALAVLEDAGFEVTVPQGFLCCGRPLYDFGMLPTAKRLLRRTVERLRPEIEAGVPLVGLEPSCVSVFRDELRNLFPDWELANQLRRQTFLFSELLGKYAKDRALPRLERKAVVHGHCHHKSLFTLNDEKKLLDRLGLHAEAPATGCCGMAGSFGFEAGEKYEVSQKVGEKELLPKVRETPRDTLIIADGFSCREMIAQNTDRHALHVAQVMHMARTQGARGPAGEYPERGWVTSGLGRPPRRWLRAAVGVGLLFGGLRLRSSARERRAFRWPALLAHSR, via the coding sequence ATGCGGCCGGCGGAGACCCTCCAACGCACCTGGGCAAAGCTGGCGCGCAGGCGGCCCGTGCCCCGCCCGCTCCCCGGCAACCAGGGCGGCGAGGTGACGGTGGATGCGCGGGGCCTGGAGGCCGACCTGCGACGCACCCTGGAGGGCGAGGTCCGCTTCGACGATGGAAGCCGCGCGCTCTACGCCACGGACGCCTCCAACTACCGGCAGGTGCCCATCGGCGTCGTCATTCCCAAAAGCCTCGACGACGTCATCCGCACGGTGCGCCTGTGCCGCGAGTACGGCGCCCCGCTGCTGTCACGCGGCGGCGGCACCAGCCTCGCCGGCCAGTGCTGCAACGTGGCCGTGGTCATCGACTGGACGAAGTACCTGGGAGGCGTGCTGGAGCTGGACCCGGCGACGCGGTCCGCCCGCGTGCTGCCCGGCACCGTGCTGGACGTCCTGCGAAACCAGGCCGAGCAGTACCACCTCACCTTCGGCCCGGACCCGGCCACGCATGACCACTGCACGCTGGGCGGAATGCTGGGCAACAACTCGTGCGGCTCGCACGCGCAGATGGCGGGGCCCGTCTCGCACAACGTGCTGGAATTGGACGTGCTCACCTACGACGGCCTGCGCCTCACGGTGGGCCCCACGCCCGACGCCGAGCTCGAGGCCATCATCCGCGCAGGCGGCCGGCGCGGCGACATCTACCGGAGGCTCCGTGACTTGAGGGACAAGTACGCGGACGAAATCCGCCGCCGCTACCCGCCCATTCCCCGGCGCATCTCCGGCTACAACCTGGACTCGCTGCTGCCCGAGCACGGCTTCGACGTGGCCCGGGCCCTGGTGGGCACCGAGTGCACCTGCGTCACCATCCTCACGGCGAAGCTGAAGCTCGTCCCCAGCCCGCCGCACCGGGTGGTGGTGATGCTCGGCTACCCGGACATCTTCATCGCCGGAGACCATGCCAACGAGCTGGCCCAGCGCTTCAAGCCGCTCGCGCTGGAGGGGCTGGACCACGAGCTCATCCAGAACATCGTCCAGAAGGGACGGGTGATTTCGCAGGAGACCATCCACCCCGCCAGCTCGCACGCCGAGTTCCTCTCGATACTGCCCGAGGGACACGGCTACCTCATGCTCGAGCTGGGCGGGGACACGCAGGAGGAAGCCGTCGAGAAGGCGCGCGAGCTGATGGACGCGGTGAGCCGGGGCCCGGGCGCGCCGGTGGGCCAGCGGCTGTACACGGACCGCGAGCACATCGAGCACGCGTGGAAGGTGCGCGAGTCCGGCCTGGGCGCCACCGCGCGCGTGCCCGGACGGCCGGACAACTGGCCCGGCTGGGAGGACTCGGCGGTGCCGCCCGAGAAGCTGGGCGACTACCTGCGCGGGGTGCGGAAGCTCTACGACAAGCACGGCTATGACGCCTCGCTCTACGGACACTTCGGTCAGGCGTGCGTGCACTCGCGCATCGACTTCGACGTCTCCTCGGCGAAGGGCCTGCGCACGTACCGCGCCTTCATGGACGACGCGGTGGAGCTGTGCGTGTCCATGGGCGGCTCGCTCTCCGGCGAGCATGGCGACGGCCAGTCCCGCGCGGAGTACCTCCCGCGCATGTTCGGCCCGGAGCTGGTCAACGCCTTCCGGGAGTTCAAGGGCATCTGGGACCCGCAGGGGAAGATGAACCCCGGCAAGGTGGTGGACCCGAACCCCATGGACCAGGAGCTGCGCATGGGGCGGGACTACCGCCAGCGGACGTGGAAGCCGAAGACGCACTTCCGGTTCCCGGACGACGACGGCCTGCTGCACCGGGCCACCGAGCGCTGCGTGGGCGTGGGCAAGTGCCGGCGCGAGGAGGGGGGCACCATGTGCCCCAGCTTCAGGGTGACGCAGGAGGAGAAGCACACCACGCGCGGCCGGGCGCACCTGCTCTTCGAGATGCTGCAGGGCCAGGTCATCAAGAAGGGCTGGCGCGATGAGAACGTGAAGGAGTCGCTGGACCTGTGCCTGGCGTGCAAGGGCTGCAAGGGCGACTGCCCGGTGAATGTGGACCTGGCCACGTACAAGGCGGAGTTCCTCTCGCACTACTACCGGGGACGCCTGCGCCCGGGGCCCGCGTACGCCATGGGCCTCATCATGTTCTGGGCCCGCGCGGCCATGCTGGCTCCCAGGCTGGTGAACCTGTTCACCCAGTTCACCCCGAGCCGGAAGGTGCTCCAGCGGCTGGCCGGCATGTCCACGAAGCGGAAGATGCCCCGCTTCGCGCCGGAGTCCTTCCAGCACTGGGTGCGGCGAACGCAGCCGGAGAAGCGCGGCACGGGCCACATGCGGGTGCTGCTGTGGCCGGACACCTTCAACAACCACTTCTTCCCGGAGACGGCGGCCTCGGCGCTGGCGGTGCTGGAGGACGCGGGCTTCGAGGTGACGGTGCCCCAGGGCTTCCTGTGCTGCGGCCGGCCCCTCTACGACTTCGGCATGCTGCCCACGGCGAAGCGGCTGCTGCGCCGCACGGTGGAGCGCCTGCGCCCGGAAATCGAGGCCGGCGTGCCGCTGGTGGGACTGGAGCCGAGCTGCGTGTCCGTGTTCCGCGACGAGCTGCGCAACCTCTTCCCGGACTGGGAGCTCGCCAACCAGCTCCGGCGCCAGACGTTCCTCTTCAGCGAGCTGCTCGGCAAGTACGCGAAGGACAGGGCCCTGCCGCGCCTGGAGAGGAAGGCGGTGGTGCACGGCCACTGCCACCACAAGTCCCTCTTCACGCTGAACGACGAGAAGAAGCTGCTCGACAGGCTGGGCCTGCACGCCGAGGCGCCGGCGACGGGGTGCTGCGGCATGGCGGGCTCCTTCGGCTTCGAGGCGGGAGAGAAGTACGAGGTCTCCCAGAAGGTGGGCGAGAAGGAGCTGCTACCGAAGGTGCGCGAGACGCCTCGCGACACGCTCATCATCGCGGATGGCTTCAGCTGCCGGGAGATGATTGCCCAGAACACGGACCGGCACGCGCTGCACGTGGCGCAGGTGATGCACATGGCCAGGACGCAGGGCGCCCGGGGCCCGGCGGGTGAGTACCCGGAGCGCGGCTGGGTGACGAGCGGCCTGGGCCGGCCGCCGCGCAGGTGGCTGCGCGCGGCGGTGGGAGTGGGGCTTCTCTTCGGCGGGTTGCGGCTGCGAAGCTCCGCGCGCGAGCGCCGTGCCTTCCGGTGGCCGGCGCTCCTGGCTCACAGCCGGTAG
- the fdh gene encoding formate dehydrogenase: MGLLDLLARWPLLKQVKEADATGLGETAASERSRTLEPRTGQADKVVKSICPYCAVGCGQDVYVKDGRILDIEGDPDSPISRGRLCPKGAATFQLVTGTQRIQDVLYRRPGGTEWEVLPLEKAMDMVAERVKKTRDATWEDTDVNDLKVKRTLGIAHLGGATLDNEENYFIKKLFTALGIVQVENQARIUHSSTVPGLGISFGRGGATTFQQDLQNSDCIVIQGSNMAECHPVGFQWVMEAKARGATLIHVDPRFTRTSAMSNLHVPIRPGSDIAFLGGLVHYVLENEKYFKDYVVHYTNAPTLIREEFQDTEDLDGLFSGYEPAKNKYDIASWQYQGVDGTVPAAGHKELFAEPGAGEGGVVRGTKITEEHQDFTLQHPRCVFQLLKRHYARYTPDVVSRICGVPKELFLKVAETLCANSGRERTSAFCYAVGWTQHSVGVQYIRTAAILQLLLGNIGRPGGGIMALRGHASIQGSTDIPTLFNLLPGYLPMPHAVHAHSLEEYTKNNEAGAGWWSNFPKYIVSLLKAWFGSAAHEGNDYLFNHLPKLTGNHSHMQTVADMADGRVKGYFVMGENPTVGSMNGALQRKALRKLDWLVVRDFTLIETAEFWRRAPEIQSGHVKTEDIQTEVFFFPAAAHTEKDGSFTNTQRLLQWHHKAVEPPGDARSELHFLFHLGRRLKALYAGSKEEKDLPLQDLTWDYPTHGEHAEPSAEAVLKEINGYTVVDGKPVDGYQELKDDGSTASGCWLYSGCYKDGVNQAARRKPGREQTWVAPEWGWSWPGNRRLLYNRASADLDGKPWSERKKYVWWDAETRKWTGEDVPDFIPDRDPAYRPPVDTTGVDALGGDDPFIMQADGKGWLFAPSGLIDGPLPTHYEPMESPVENALYGQQCNPAREEWRRKDNPYHRAWGDPRYPFVLTTYRLTEHHTAGGMSRWLSWLSELQPEQFLEVSPELANERGLENGGWATLRTARGDVECRVLVTERLRPLKLDGTWVHQVGLPYHWGVTGRTRSSGANDLLPFVADPNTDIQESKALTCDVVAGRHATGQRAADGAVEPALPPGLPRARRDGPFAGEPSHATWQEKQGEEK, encoded by the coding sequence ATGGGGCTCCTCGACCTGCTGGCCCGCTGGCCGTTGCTCAAGCAAGTGAAGGAGGCGGACGCCACCGGCCTGGGCGAAACGGCCGCGAGCGAGCGCAGCCGCACGCTGGAGCCGCGCACCGGGCAGGCGGACAAGGTCGTGAAGTCCATCTGCCCCTACTGCGCGGTGGGCTGCGGCCAGGACGTGTACGTGAAGGACGGCCGCATCCTCGACATCGAGGGCGACCCGGACTCGCCCATCTCCCGCGGCCGCCTGTGCCCCAAGGGCGCGGCCACCTTCCAGCTCGTCACCGGAACCCAGCGCATCCAGGACGTCCTCTACCGGCGCCCCGGCGGCACCGAGTGGGAGGTGCTGCCCCTGGAGAAGGCCATGGACATGGTGGCCGAGCGCGTGAAGAAGACGCGCGACGCCACGTGGGAGGACACGGACGTCAACGACCTGAAGGTGAAGCGCACGCTGGGCATCGCCCACCTGGGCGGCGCCACGCTGGACAACGAGGAGAACTACTTCATCAAGAAGCTCTTCACCGCGCTGGGCATCGTGCAGGTGGAGAACCAGGCTCGAATATGACACTCGTCCACGGTGCCCGGTCTGGGCATCTCGTTCGGTCGAGGCGGCGCGACGACGTTCCAGCAGGACCTGCAGAACTCGGACTGCATCGTCATCCAGGGCAGCAACATGGCCGAGTGTCACCCGGTGGGCTTCCAGTGGGTGATGGAGGCGAAGGCGCGCGGAGCCACCCTCATCCACGTGGACCCGCGCTTCACGCGCACCAGCGCCATGTCCAACCTGCACGTGCCCATCCGGCCGGGCTCGGACATCGCCTTCCTGGGCGGGCTGGTCCACTACGTCCTGGAGAACGAGAAGTACTTCAAGGACTACGTCGTCCACTACACCAACGCGCCCACCCTCATCCGTGAGGAGTTCCAGGACACGGAGGACCTGGACGGCCTCTTCAGCGGCTACGAGCCCGCCAAGAACAAGTACGACATCGCGTCGTGGCAGTACCAGGGCGTGGACGGCACCGTGCCCGCCGCGGGCCACAAGGAGCTCTTCGCCGAGCCGGGCGCGGGCGAGGGCGGCGTGGTGCGCGGCACCAAAATCACCGAGGAGCACCAGGACTTCACCCTCCAGCACCCGCGCTGCGTCTTCCAGCTCCTGAAGCGCCACTACGCGCGCTACACGCCGGACGTCGTCTCGCGCATCTGCGGCGTGCCGAAGGAGCTGTTCCTGAAGGTGGCCGAGACGCTGTGCGCCAACTCCGGCCGCGAGCGCACCAGCGCGTTCTGCTACGCGGTGGGCTGGACGCAGCACTCGGTGGGCGTGCAGTACATCCGCACCGCGGCCATCCTCCAGCTCCTGCTGGGCAACATCGGCCGGCCCGGCGGCGGCATCATGGCGCTGCGCGGCCACGCCTCCATCCAGGGCTCCACGGACATCCCCACCCTCTTCAACCTGCTGCCCGGCTACCTGCCGATGCCGCACGCGGTGCACGCGCACTCGCTGGAGGAGTACACGAAGAACAACGAGGCGGGCGCGGGCTGGTGGAGCAACTTCCCCAAATACATCGTCTCCCTGCTCAAGGCGTGGTTCGGCTCCGCGGCCCACGAGGGCAATGACTATCTCTTCAACCACCTCCCCAAGCTGACCGGGAACCACTCGCACATGCAGACGGTGGCGGACATGGCGGATGGCCGGGTGAAGGGCTACTTCGTCATGGGGGAGAACCCCACCGTCGGCTCCATGAACGGGGCGCTCCAGCGCAAGGCCCTGCGGAAGCTCGACTGGCTCGTCGTGCGCGACTTCACCCTCATCGAGACGGCCGAGTTCTGGCGCCGCGCGCCCGAAATCCAGAGCGGCCACGTGAAGACGGAGGACATCCAGACGGAGGTCTTCTTCTTCCCCGCCGCCGCGCACACGGAGAAGGACGGCAGCTTCACCAACACCCAGCGCCTGCTCCAGTGGCACCACAAGGCCGTGGAGCCGCCCGGGGACGCGCGCAGCGAGCTGCACTTCCTCTTCCACCTGGGCCGCCGGCTCAAGGCGCTCTACGCGGGCTCGAAGGAGGAGAAGGACCTGCCCCTCCAGGATTTGACATGGGACTACCCCACGCACGGCGAGCACGCGGAGCCCTCCGCCGAGGCGGTGCTGAAGGAAATCAACGGCTACACCGTGGTGGACGGCAAGCCGGTGGACGGCTACCAGGAATTGAAGGACGACGGCAGCACGGCGTCTGGATGCTGGCTCTACTCGGGCTGCTACAAGGACGGCGTCAACCAGGCCGCGCGCCGCAAGCCGGGGCGCGAGCAGACGTGGGTGGCGCCGGAGTGGGGCTGGTCCTGGCCGGGCAACCGGCGCCTCCTCTACAACCGCGCCTCCGCGGACCTGGACGGCAAGCCCTGGAGCGAGCGCAAGAAGTACGTCTGGTGGGACGCGGAGACGCGCAAGTGGACGGGCGAGGACGTGCCGGACTTCATCCCGGACAGGGACCCGGCGTACCGCCCGCCCGTGGACACCACCGGCGTGGATGCGCTGGGCGGGGATGACCCCTTCATCATGCAGGCGGATGGCAAGGGCTGGCTCTTCGCGCCCAGCGGGCTCATCGACGGCCCGCTGCCCACGCACTACGAGCCCATGGAGTCGCCGGTGGAGAACGCGCTCTACGGGCAGCAGTGCAACCCCGCGCGCGAGGAGTGGCGGCGCAAGGACAATCCCTATCACCGCGCCTGGGGAGACCCGCGCTACCCCTTCGTCCTCACCACCTACCGCCTCACCGAGCACCACACCGCGGGCGGCATGAGCCGCTGGCTGTCCTGGCTGAGCGAGCTGCAGCCGGAGCAGTTCCTCGAGGTGTCCCCGGAGCTCGCCAACGAGCGGGGCCTGGAGAATGGCGGCTGGGCCACGCTGCGCACCGCGCGGGGAGACGTGGAGTGCCGCGTGCTCGTCACCGAGCGCCTGCGCCCGCTGAAGCTGGACGGGACGTGGGTGCACCAGGTGGGCCTGCCGTACCACTGGGGCGTGACGGGCCGCACGCGCAGCTCGGGCGCGAATGATTTGCTCCCCTTCGTCGCGGACCCCAACACGGACATCCAGGAGTCCAAGGCGCTCACGTGTGACGTCGTCGCGGGACGGCACGCCACGGGCCAGCGCGCCGCGGACGGAGCCGTGGAGCCGGCACTGCCTCCGGGCCTGCCGCGGGCGCGGCGCGACGGCCCGTTCGCCGGAGAGCCCTCGCACGCGACGTGGCAGGAGAAGCAGGGAGAGGAGAAGTAA
- a CDS encoding enolase C-terminal domain-like protein, with protein MRTERQRGADAVPISEVQASAYKVPTDAPEADGTFAWESTTLVVVELTAGGQRGLGYTYTDACAVDLVSRVLAKELHGEDAMDLPSRMDALLRRVRNLGRSGLVAMALSAVDAALWDVKARLLGVPLAKLWGAVRERVPIYGSGGFTSYSVERLQAQLSGWVEQGIPRVKMKVGTHPEDDAARVAAARKAIGADAALFVDGNGAYTVTQALSLAERFAEQGVSWFEEPVSSDDLEGLHRVRSRAPAGMAVAAGEYGDGGLYFRRMLEAGAVDVLQADVTRCLGLSGFLQADALCDARGVPLSGHCAPSLHAHVACAARRLVHLEYFHDHSRLEGMLFDGVPRVEQGALVPDLSRPGLGLELKRKDAERYAVGPRPPA; from the coding sequence ATGCGGACGGAGCGCCAGCGCGGCGCGGACGCCGTGCCCATCTCGGAGGTGCAGGCGTCCGCATACAAGGTCCCCACGGATGCGCCGGAAGCGGACGGCACCTTCGCCTGGGAGTCCACCACGCTCGTCGTGGTGGAGCTCACGGCCGGGGGCCAGCGGGGGCTCGGCTACACGTACACGGATGCGTGCGCGGTGGACCTCGTCTCGCGGGTGCTCGCAAAGGAGCTGCATGGCGAGGACGCGATGGACCTTCCCTCGCGCATGGATGCGCTCCTTCGCCGGGTACGCAACCTCGGCCGCTCGGGGCTGGTGGCCATGGCGCTGTCGGCGGTGGATGCCGCCTTGTGGGACGTGAAGGCCCGCCTGCTGGGCGTCCCCCTGGCGAAGCTGTGGGGCGCCGTGCGCGAGCGCGTGCCCATCTATGGCAGCGGCGGCTTCACCTCGTACTCCGTCGAGCGGCTCCAGGCCCAGCTCTCCGGCTGGGTGGAGCAGGGCATCCCCCGCGTGAAGATGAAGGTGGGCACCCACCCGGAAGACGACGCCGCGCGCGTGGCGGCGGCGCGGAAGGCCATCGGCGCGGACGCGGCGCTCTTCGTGGACGGCAATGGCGCCTACACGGTGACGCAGGCCCTGTCGCTCGCGGAGCGCTTCGCGGAGCAGGGCGTCTCGTGGTTCGAGGAGCCCGTCTCCAGCGACGACCTGGAGGGGCTGCACCGCGTCCGTTCGCGGGCGCCCGCCGGCATGGCGGTGGCCGCGGGCGAGTACGGCGACGGCGGCCTCTACTTTCGGCGCATGCTGGAGGCCGGCGCGGTGGACGTGCTCCAGGCGGACGTCACGCGCTGCCTGGGCCTCAGCGGCTTCCTCCAGGCGGACGCGCTGTGTGACGCGCGCGGCGTGCCCCTGTCCGGCCACTGCGCGCCCTCGCTCCATGCCCACGTGGCGTGCGCGGCGCGCAGGCTGGTGCACCTGGAGTACTTCCATGACCACTCGCGGCTGGAGGGGATGCTCTTCGACGGCGTGCCCCGCGTGGAGCAGGGCGCGCTGGTGCCGGACCTGTCGCGGCCGGGCCTGGGGCTGGAATTGAAGCGCAAGGACGCCGAGCGCTACGCGGTGGGACCGCGGCCACCGGCCTGA
- a CDS encoding glycoside hydrolase family 15 protein, with protein MRPVRIHDHAVIGDGHSAALVSRDGAVDWLCWPRFDSPSLFAGILDPEVGGAWCLRPAEPARVTREYLPDTNVLQTRFETDGGVLVVTDLMPVHEAHSRWPRPERELLRCVVCERGEVALDVRYEPRPDYGRARADIRDGGRLGWRLEHAGWLYTLRADVPLRPAAGGGLVGRESLRVGQRAHFSLTATDDAPAVLPPLGRFSWERVERTVEAWRRWAARCRYTGPYREAVVRSALALKLLTFGPSGAVVAAATTSLPETLGGKDNWDYRFCWVRDASFTARALYGLGYEAEAEAFVSWLLRATWLTQPRMGVFYDVYGRLREREEELPHLRGYAGSRPVRVGNAAATQLQLDSYGEVIDAVAQLARRSGRLARDELRMLVRLGEYVTKSWDAPDEGIWETRSGRRRHTFSRLSCWVALERLLELHRRGMFRGVKAPVERFRDVRERLWEELRTRAWNPRLESYVRVLDGDEVDADLLLMAWYGFEDARSERMRSTHRRILERLGVRDGLLFRNEDDVHEGEGAFGVCGFWRVGLLAKGAGSFMEAEAAFRRQLAYANDVGLYAEEISPDTGEARGNFPQAFTHVGLISAALELEEARPWREPLLEAPEIPGEEARA; from the coding sequence GTGCGTCCGGTACGCATCCACGACCACGCCGTCATCGGAGACGGGCACAGCGCGGCGCTCGTCTCGCGCGACGGCGCCGTGGACTGGCTGTGCTGGCCGCGCTTCGACAGTCCCTCGCTCTTCGCGGGCATCCTGGACCCGGAGGTGGGCGGTGCCTGGTGCCTGCGCCCGGCCGAGCCCGCGCGGGTGACGCGGGAGTACCTGCCGGACACCAACGTCCTCCAGACGCGCTTCGAGACGGACGGCGGAGTGCTGGTGGTGACGGACCTGATGCCCGTCCACGAGGCGCACTCGCGCTGGCCGCGGCCGGAGCGCGAGCTGCTGCGCTGCGTGGTCTGCGAGCGCGGCGAGGTGGCGCTGGACGTGCGCTACGAGCCCCGCCCCGACTACGGCCGCGCGCGGGCCGACATCCGGGACGGAGGGCGGCTGGGCTGGAGGTTGGAGCACGCGGGCTGGCTCTACACGCTGCGCGCGGACGTCCCGCTGAGGCCGGCCGCTGGTGGCGGGCTGGTGGGCCGGGAGTCCCTGCGGGTGGGGCAGCGCGCGCACTTCTCCCTCACGGCGACGGACGACGCGCCGGCGGTGCTGCCGCCCCTGGGGCGCTTCTCGTGGGAGCGCGTGGAGCGCACGGTGGAGGCGTGGCGGAGGTGGGCGGCGAGGTGCCGCTACACGGGCCCCTACCGCGAGGCCGTGGTGCGCAGCGCGCTGGCGCTGAAGCTGCTCACCTTCGGGCCCTCGGGGGCGGTGGTGGCCGCGGCCACCACGTCGCTGCCGGAGACGTTGGGCGGGAAGGACAACTGGGACTACCGCTTCTGCTGGGTGCGCGACGCGTCCTTCACTGCGCGGGCCCTCTACGGGCTGGGCTACGAGGCCGAAGCGGAGGCCTTCGTGTCCTGGCTGCTGCGGGCCACGTGGCTGACACAGCCGCGCATGGGCGTCTTCTACGACGTCTACGGGCGCCTGCGTGAGCGCGAGGAGGAGCTGCCCCACCTGCGCGGCTATGCGGGCTCGCGGCCGGTGCGGGTGGGCAACGCGGCGGCCACCCAGTTGCAACTGGACTCGTATGGCGAGGTCATCGACGCGGTGGCCCAGCTCGCCCGGCGCAGCGGGCGTCTGGCCCGCGACGAGCTGCGGATGCTGGTGCGCCTGGGGGAGTACGTCACGAAGTCCTGGGACGCGCCGGACGAGGGCATCTGGGAGACGCGCTCGGGGCGCCGCCGGCACACCTTCTCCCGGCTGTCGTGCTGGGTGGCGCTGGAGCGGCTCCTGGAGCTGCACCGGCGCGGGATGTTCCGCGGCGTGAAGGCGCCGGTGGAACGCTTTCGCGACGTGCGCGAGCGGCTGTGGGAGGAGCTCCGCACGCGCGCGTGGAACCCGCGGCTGGAGAGCTACGTGCGCGTCCTCGACGGCGACGAGGTGGACGCGGACCTGCTGCTCATGGCGTGGTACGGCTTCGAGGATGCGCGCTCGGAGCGGATGCGGAGCACGCATCGCCGCATCCTGGAGCGGCTGGGGGTGCGGGACGGCCTGCTGTTCCGCAACGAGGATGACGTCCACGAGGGTGAGGGCGCCTTCGGCGTCTGCGGATTCTGGCGCGTGGGCCTGCTGGCGAAGGGGGCCGGGAGCTTCATGGAGGCGGAGGCGGCCTTCCGGCGGCAGCTCGCCTACGCCAACGACGTGGGCCTCTACGCGGAGGAAATCTCGCCGGACACCGGGGAGGCCCGCGGCAACTTCCCGCAGGCCTTCACGCACGTGGGGCTCATCTCCGCGGCCCTGGAGCTGGAAGAGGCGCGGCCCTGGCGTGAGCCGCTGCTCGAGGCACCTGAGATACCAGGAGAGGAGGCCCGGGCATGA